From a region of the Bacillus thermozeamaize genome:
- a CDS encoding fumarate hydratase (Catalyzes the reversible hydration of fumaric acid to yield I-malic acid): protein MREVHYDQIVETVARLCQEANYDLGADTVHALRHSLEQETSEVGRDILRQILLNAEIAADERVPMCQDTGFAVFIVELGQDCRITGGSLYDAINDGVRRGYKEGYLRFSMVEDPISRVNTGDNTPAIVHVELVAGDRLTIHMAAKGGGSENMSFLRMLAPAEGMEGVKRFVVEAVKEAGPNPCPPIVVGVGIGGNFERVAYLAKKALFRPLGQRHPRQDIAALEEELIRQINALGIGPQGMGGRTTALDVHVEIFATHIAALPVAVNINCHANRHKTAVL from the coding sequence GTGCGAGAGGTGCACTATGACCAAATTGTGGAAACCGTGGCCCGCCTCTGCCAGGAAGCCAATTACGACCTCGGCGCAGATACGGTGCACGCCTTGCGGCATTCGCTGGAACAGGAAACGTCCGAGGTGGGCAGGGATATTTTGCGGCAAATCCTGCTCAATGCGGAGATTGCGGCCGATGAGCGGGTGCCGATGTGCCAGGACACGGGATTTGCCGTTTTTATCGTCGAGTTGGGGCAGGATTGCAGAATCACGGGGGGCAGCCTGTACGATGCGATCAATGATGGCGTCCGGCGAGGGTACAAGGAGGGGTATTTGCGCTTCTCGATGGTGGAGGATCCCATCAGCCGCGTGAATACCGGCGACAACACGCCGGCGATCGTGCATGTGGAGCTGGTGGCGGGTGACCGGCTTACCATTCACATGGCGGCCAAAGGAGGAGGCAGCGAAAACATGAGCTTCCTGCGGATGCTGGCGCCTGCGGAGGGGATGGAAGGGGTTAAGCGCTTTGTCGTTGAAGCGGTCAAGGAGGCGGGGCCCAATCCTTGCCCCCCGATCGTGGTCGGCGTCGGGATCGGCGGCAATTTTGAGCGTGTGGCATACTTGGCGAAAAAGGCGCTCTTTCGTCCGCTCGGGCAGCGGCATCCGCGGCAGGACATCGCGGCGCTTGAAGAAGAGCTGATCCGGCAGATTAACGCGCTCGGGATTGGCCCGCAGGGGATGGGTGGAAGAACGACCGCGCTGGATGTGCATGTGGAAATATTCGCCACGCACATTGCCGCCTTGCCTGTTGCCGTCAATATCAATTGCCATGCCAACCGGCATAAAACCGCCGTACTCTAG
- a CDS encoding histidine kinase, protein MRRLNQMFIKNTGLSPYVWVVFYILPFYFIFRSSSPYQAAIGIAMIIAFFVFYLLSFVSKGWLVYLWTSVQIVISTAMGLLFGYIYFSLFLAFFIGNLKHRAAFFTLYTIHLVSTFATINYNFVTQNPVFITQLPFVFLSLIAVILLPVSTYNKNKQDKLLGQLEDANKRIAELVKLEERQRIARDLHDTLGQKLSLIGLKSDLAGKLISKNPKQALVEINDIRQTARTALKEVREMVTQMRGTKLEDEMFRVKQILQAAQIDFILEGDPKLTHLSPITENVVSMCLKEAITNVVKHSNASTCSVVIEPQPTELVVKVKDDGVGTTHPSDSYWGNGLRGMKERLEFVNGSLEIVSNHGTTVVMKVPNVP, encoded by the coding sequence ATGCGGAGATTAAATCAGATGTTTATCAAAAACACGGGTCTCAGTCCGTATGTGTGGGTGGTTTTTTACATCCTCCCTTTTTACTTCATCTTTCGTTCTTCTTCTCCTTATCAAGCGGCCATCGGCATCGCGATGATCATCGCTTTTTTTGTTTTTTACTTGTTGTCCTTTGTTTCCAAAGGGTGGCTGGTGTACTTGTGGACCAGCGTGCAAATCGTGATTTCGACCGCGATGGGCCTGTTGTTCGGATATATCTATTTCTCCCTCTTCTTGGCGTTTTTTATTGGCAATCTCAAGCATCGGGCCGCATTTTTTACATTATATACCATCCATCTCGTCAGCACCTTTGCGACGATTAATTACAACTTTGTCACGCAAAATCCCGTGTTTATCACGCAGCTGCCGTTTGTGTTCTTAAGCCTGATTGCCGTCATCCTCCTTCCGGTCAGCACCTATAACAAAAATAAACAAGATAAGCTGCTGGGACAGTTGGAAGACGCGAACAAGCGGATTGCGGAACTGGTCAAGCTGGAAGAACGGCAAAGAATTGCCCGCGACCTGCACGATACGCTCGGCCAGAAGCTCTCGTTAATCGGCCTGAAGAGCGATCTGGCGGGAAAATTAATCAGCAAAAATCCGAAACAGGCGCTGGTGGAAATAAACGATATCCGTCAGACGGCCAGAACGGCGTTGAAGGAAGTGCGGGAAATGGTCACTCAAATGCGCGGGACGAAGTTGGAGGATGAAATGTTTCGCGTCAAGCAGATTCTGCAGGCGGCTCAAATCGATTTCATCCTGGAAGGAGATCCCAAGCTGACGCATTTATCCCCGATCACCGAGAATGTGGTGAGCATGTGCCTGAAAGAAGCGATCACCAATGTTGTGAAACATAGCAACGCTTCCACCTGCTCTGTCGTGATCGAGCCGCAACCGACCGAATTGGTGGTCAAGGTGAAGGATGATGGCGTCGGGACGACCCATCCTTCAGACAGTTACTGGGGGAATGGGCTGCGGGGGATGAAAGAGCGGCTCGAATTTGTGAACGGCAGTCTGGAAATCGTCTCTAACCATGGAACGACGGTTGTGATGAAAGTGCCGAACGTCCCCTGA
- a CDS encoding thiamine-phosphate diphosphorylase has product MPESGWLEKKLAVYLCMPVKAGAQGMEALRIAEAAVAGGVTAIQLRDKESPLPEVLALGRKIRAICRENGVLFFVNDRVDLAMLLDADGVHVGQTDIPVAEARKLLGEKKWIGASAGSLEEAERAIAQGADYLGVGAIYATRSKADAGEPVGTGLIRDIRSRWAIPMVGIGGIKAENAAPVIEAGADGVAVISAIFDAADPEAAARQLRQAVEKTRAALPGWQHTVNGERHE; this is encoded by the coding sequence ATGCCTGAATCCGGATGGTTGGAGAAGAAGCTGGCCGTCTATTTGTGTATGCCTGTGAAGGCCGGGGCGCAGGGGATGGAAGCGCTGCGTATTGCGGAGGCTGCCGTCGCGGGGGGCGTGACGGCGATTCAGCTGCGTGATAAAGAAAGTCCGTTGCCGGAAGTGCTGGCGCTGGGCCGAAAAATCAGAGCGATCTGCAGAGAAAACGGTGTGCTTTTTTTCGTCAATGATCGCGTGGACCTGGCCATGCTTCTTGATGCAGATGGGGTTCACGTCGGCCAGACGGATATTCCGGTGGCGGAAGCGAGAAAACTGCTCGGCGAGAAAAAATGGATTGGCGCATCGGCCGGCTCGCTGGAAGAGGCGGAGCGCGCCATCGCGCAGGGAGCGGACTATCTGGGCGTCGGAGCCATTTATGCCACCAGAAGCAAGGCGGACGCGGGAGAGCCGGTCGGTACAGGCCTGATCCGGGACATTCGGTCCCGCTGGGCCATTCCGATGGTCGGCATTGGCGGGATCAAGGCGGAAAACGCGGCGCCGGTCATCGAGGCGGGCGCCGACGGCGTCGCGGTCATTTCGGCCATCTTTGACGCCGCAGATCCGGAGGCGGCGGCCCGCCAGCTGCGCCAGGCGGTCGAGAAGACGCGTGCCGCTTTACCAGGTTGGCAGCATACTGTGAATGGAGAACGGCATGAATGA
- a CDS encoding coat protein F, with product MNQQTATLGAHETMEMHEVLSDTINCINTFQLFQNHVTDAGLKQILNRQLDFLANEYNNMVNTLHTQGRSQAVPYRAQKTAAPKYGLRQPSPAAPNASVTQFDDRDVASCMLSSAKCSAAMRMHAALECSDPQLRSMLLQAAQNCAEMAYETWSFMNQKGYYQVPTMMENTTQTMLNVYQPGNENAMIQGSTPQQMQQPWKTLQ from the coding sequence ATGAATCAACAGACGGCAACCTTAGGCGCGCATGAGACCATGGAAATGCACGAAGTCCTCTCCGATACCATCAATTGCATCAACACCTTCCAACTCTTCCAAAACCACGTCACAGACGCCGGGCTCAAGCAAATCTTGAATCGGCAACTGGATTTTCTCGCAAACGAATACAACAACATGGTCAACACATTGCATACGCAAGGCAGAAGCCAAGCGGTGCCTTACCGTGCCCAGAAAACGGCGGCTCCCAAATACGGCCTGCGCCAACCTTCCCCGGCAGCTCCCAACGCCTCCGTCACCCAGTTTGATGATCGGGATGTGGCCTCCTGCATGCTTTCCAGCGCCAAGTGCAGCGCCGCCATGCGGATGCATGCGGCACTGGAGTGCTCCGATCCCCAGCTTCGCAGCATGCTCTTGCAAGCGGCCCAGAACTGTGCCGAAATGGCTTACGAAACATGGTCTTTCATGAACCAGAAAGGGTATTATCAGGTGCCGACGATGATGGAGAACACGACGCAGACGATGCTGAACGTCTACCAGCCTGGAAACGAAAACGCCATGATCCAGGGGAGCACACCCCAACAGATGCAGCAGCCATGGAAAACGCTGCAGTAA
- a CDS encoding ECF transporter S component: protein MKTRELVLSAILIAFSLIIPLYFVKVYIPPFSATIASHVPVMLAVFVSPWSAVLVGLGSTVGFWLTLGPVIAARASSHIVFGGLGAWLFRRGGKPWQALLAMLPVHALIESLIVLPFGFSLYEGFIVVGIGTALHHLVDMAITLALLRPLGGMFPTGLAKR, encoded by the coding sequence TTGAAGACACGCGAACTGGTCCTCAGCGCCATTTTGATCGCTTTCTCATTGATTATCCCGTTGTATTTTGTGAAGGTATACATTCCTCCCTTTTCGGCCACGATTGCCTCGCATGTGCCGGTGATGCTGGCCGTTTTTGTCAGTCCGTGGTCGGCCGTTTTGGTCGGTCTTGGCTCGACCGTGGGGTTTTGGCTCACATTGGGTCCGGTGATTGCGGCCCGGGCTTCTTCGCATATTGTCTTCGGCGGACTGGGAGCCTGGTTGTTTCGCCGCGGTGGCAAGCCGTGGCAGGCGCTGTTGGCGATGCTGCCCGTCCATGCCTTGATCGAATCGCTGATTGTCCTGCCTTTCGGCTTTTCGCTGTATGAGGGGTTCATCGTGGTGGGGATTGGCACGGCGCTGCATCATCTGGTGGACATGGCGATTACCCTCGCCCTGTTGCGTCCGCTTGGCGGGATGTTCCCGACAGGATTGGCAAAGCGTTAA
- a CDS encoding fatty acid desaturase has translation MNQSHFSRLKKDLAPYESADTKKSIIQIINTIGPFLLLWCAAYFSLAVSYWLTLPILIIASGFLVRTFIIFHDCCHQSFFKSRLANDILGTVTSVLTLVPYRQWRHSHAVHHATSSNLDKRGTGDIWLLTVNEYLAAPWWRRLAYRIYRHPLVMFGIGPVAIFLIAYRFNRKGAKLRERMNTYLTNVCSAALYALLCWAIGWQAFVMIQGPIIYVAGLLGIWLFYVQHQFEDSYFETQDEWSYVLAAVEGSSYYKLPKLLQWITGNIGFHHVHHLSPRVPNYNLEKAHHAVPLLQQATAVTIGTSLKSLRYRLWDENSKTFVSFKDIKHQLRKPDAAPHSVNDRARKRASLQRN, from the coding sequence ATGAACCAGTCCCATTTTTCCAGGCTGAAAAAAGACCTGGCTCCCTATGAGAGTGCGGACACGAAAAAGAGCATCATCCAGATCATCAATACCATAGGACCTTTTTTGCTGCTCTGGTGTGCCGCTTATTTCAGCCTGGCGGTATCGTACTGGCTTACGCTGCCGATTCTGATTATCGCTTCCGGGTTCCTAGTCCGGACGTTTATTATTTTCCACGATTGCTGTCACCAATCGTTTTTTAAGAGCCGTCTGGCCAATGACATCTTAGGCACCGTAACAAGTGTCCTCACCCTCGTGCCGTACCGGCAGTGGAGGCATTCCCATGCCGTTCACCATGCGACGAGCAGCAACCTTGATAAGCGGGGCACCGGGGACATCTGGCTTCTTACCGTGAACGAATATCTCGCCGCCCCCTGGTGGCGCCGGCTCGCTTACCGGATTTACCGGCATCCGCTCGTGATGTTCGGAATCGGTCCCGTTGCCATTTTTCTCATCGCCTACCGCTTTAACCGCAAAGGAGCGAAGCTTAGGGAACGAATGAACACGTACCTGACCAACGTCTGCAGCGCCGCTTTGTATGCGCTGCTCTGCTGGGCAATCGGCTGGCAGGCGTTCGTCATGATCCAGGGCCCGATCATTTACGTAGCCGGGCTGCTCGGGATCTGGCTGTTTTATGTACAGCATCAGTTTGAGGATTCCTACTTTGAGACCCAGGATGAATGGAGTTATGTGCTAGCCGCTGTGGAAGGCAGCTCTTATTACAAGCTGCCGAAGCTTTTACAATGGATAACCGGCAATATCGGGTTTCATCACGTTCATCATTTGAGCCCGAGAGTCCCCAACTACAACTTGGAGAAGGCGCATCACGCAGTGCCGCTCCTTCAGCAAGCGACGGCCGTCACGATCGGCACGAGCCTCAAGTCGCTGCGTTATCGCCTCTGGGACGAGAACAGCAAAACGTTCGTCAGTTTCAAAGATATCAAACATCAACTCCGCAAGCCTGATGCGGCTCCTCATTCTGTGAACGATCGGGCACGCAAGAGAGCAAGCTTGCAAAGAAATTAA
- a CDS encoding tartrate dehydrogenase produces the protein MKTFDIAVIPGDGIGKEVVPAALKVLDAAAESHGGIAFRYATYNWDCDYYVKHGKMMPEDGLSILAGYEAIFLGAIGNPKLVPDHISLWGLLLKIRREFEQVLNVRPAKFLKGLPSPLANPQAFDLVVVRENSEGEYSEIGGRIFRGEEEIAIQNNIFTRRGVERAMRYAFDLAKKRRRKVASATKSNGIFHTMPFWDEVFEQVKADYPDVETASYHIDALSAFFVTRPHAFDVIVASNLFGDILSDLGGAIMGSIGVAPAANVNTNGKYPSMFEPVHGSAPDIAGKGIANPIGQIWTAKMMLDHFGYPELGDKVLEAIERTLESGVKTPDLGGQATTAEVTEAVIGHLKAITS, from the coding sequence ATGAAAACGTTTGACATTGCGGTGATTCCCGGGGATGGGATTGGTAAAGAGGTGGTCCCGGCGGCCCTGAAGGTTTTGGACGCCGCCGCAGAGAGCCATGGCGGGATTGCCTTTCGATACGCCACCTACAACTGGGATTGTGATTATTATGTCAAACACGGGAAAATGATGCCGGAGGACGGCCTGAGCATCCTGGCCGGGTATGAGGCCATCTTTCTGGGAGCGATCGGCAACCCCAAGCTGGTCCCCGATCACATTTCGCTGTGGGGATTGCTTCTGAAGATTCGCCGCGAGTTTGAGCAGGTGCTCAATGTCAGGCCGGCGAAGTTTCTCAAAGGCTTGCCTTCACCGCTGGCCAACCCCCAAGCGTTTGATCTGGTTGTGGTCCGTGAGAACTCGGAAGGGGAATATTCGGAGATCGGCGGCCGTATTTTCAGAGGAGAAGAGGAGATCGCGATCCAGAACAACATCTTCACCCGCAGAGGCGTGGAGAGGGCGATGCGCTATGCCTTTGATCTGGCGAAAAAGCGGCGCCGGAAAGTGGCTTCTGCCACCAAGTCCAACGGCATCTTCCATACCATGCCGTTCTGGGATGAGGTGTTCGAGCAGGTGAAGGCGGATTACCCCGATGTGGAAACGGCCTCCTATCATATTGACGCGCTATCCGCCTTTTTTGTCACACGGCCGCATGCGTTTGACGTGATTGTGGCCAGCAACCTGTTTGGGGACATCCTCTCGGACCTGGGCGGTGCCATCATGGGCAGCATCGGTGTGGCGCCGGCGGCCAATGTCAATACCAACGGCAAATATCCCTCGATGTTCGAACCGGTTCACGGTTCCGCTCCCGATATCGCCGGCAAGGGAATCGCCAATCCGATCGGGCAGATCTGGACGGCCAAGATGATGCTGGATCACTTCGGGTATCCTGAACTGGGGGACAAGGTGCTGGAAGCGATTGAACGGACGCTGGAGAGCGGCGTGAAAACGCCGGATCTGGGAGGACAAGCGACAACGGCCGAAGTCACGGAGGCGGTGATTGGCCACCTGAAAGCGATCACCTCCTGA
- a CDS encoding D-glycerate dehydrogenase: MKPTVVITGPIRQVALEKIRQHAEVRIWESTEPVPKELLRRWLADAEGLFLSGKIRLDEELLSFAPRLKVAVQAAVGYDNVDVEACTRRGIPFGNTPGVLVDATADLAFALVLNSMRRITEGWDMVRRGEWKNLFDIPFGSDLAGKWLGIVGMGRIGEAVARRAQAFKMRVQYTNRKRRADEAEIGAVYVPFEQLLQTSDVIVVLTPLTDETRGMFGEEQFRLMKPTARFVNVARGAIVQTEALYRALKEGWIAYAALDVTDPEPLPGDHPLLQLPNLLITPHVGSATDETRDRMALLATDNLLAGLAGKPLPACVNESVNYRHEN; encoded by the coding sequence GTGAAACCGACGGTTGTCATTACGGGGCCCATTCGGCAAGTGGCGCTGGAGAAGATCCGCCAGCATGCCGAGGTGAGAATCTGGGAGTCGACGGAACCTGTTCCAAAAGAACTGTTGCGAAGATGGCTGGCCGATGCGGAGGGGCTGTTTCTCTCCGGCAAGATTCGCCTGGATGAGGAATTGCTCTCTTTCGCGCCGCGTTTGAAAGTGGCGGTCCAGGCTGCGGTCGGCTATGACAATGTGGATGTAGAGGCCTGCACGCGCCGCGGCATTCCCTTTGGCAACACCCCTGGTGTGCTGGTGGATGCGACGGCCGATCTGGCGTTTGCCCTTGTGCTGAACAGCATGCGGCGTATCACCGAAGGCTGGGACATGGTTCGGCGCGGGGAGTGGAAAAACCTTTTTGACATTCCGTTTGGCAGCGATTTGGCTGGAAAATGGCTGGGGATTGTCGGGATGGGCCGGATTGGCGAAGCGGTGGCGAGGCGGGCGCAGGCATTCAAGATGCGGGTGCAATACACCAACCGCAAGCGGCGCGCCGATGAAGCGGAGATCGGGGCCGTTTATGTGCCCTTCGAGCAGTTATTGCAAACGTCGGATGTGATCGTGGTCTTGACGCCATTGACAGATGAGACGCGTGGCATGTTCGGGGAAGAGCAATTCCGGCTGATGAAGCCAACCGCCCGCTTCGTCAACGTGGCTCGCGGCGCCATCGTCCAGACGGAGGCGCTGTACCGCGCCCTCAAGGAAGGCTGGATTGCCTATGCCGCTTTGGATGTGACCGACCCGGAGCCGCTCCCGGGGGATCACCCGCTGCTGCAACTGCCCAATCTCCTGATCACCCCGCATGTGGGCAGTGCCACCGATGAAACCAGAGACCGGATGGCGCTGCTTGCGACCGATAACCTGCTGGCAGGGTTGGCTGGCAAGCCGCTGCCCGCCTGCGTGAATGAAAGTGTGAATTACAGGCACGAAAACTGA
- a CDS encoding fumarate hydratase: MGVIHLRTPLTEETVLDLRAGDRVLLSGKLLTARDAAHRRMVEALERGEALPVTLRDQVVYYVGPTPAKPGQVIGSAGPTTSGRMDRYTPRLLELGLRGMIGKGRRSDEVKAALQTYRAVYFAAVGGAAALLAKCIRSVRLLAYEDLGTEAMREMEVENMPLVVVNDAHGNDWYEQSQQAFRNG, translated from the coding sequence ATGGGCGTGATTCATTTGCGCACCCCGCTGACAGAAGAGACCGTTTTAGACTTGCGTGCCGGGGATCGCGTGTTGTTGTCGGGCAAATTGTTGACGGCTCGGGATGCCGCCCATCGGCGGATGGTGGAGGCCCTGGAGCGGGGAGAAGCCTTGCCGGTGACGTTGCGTGACCAGGTGGTTTACTATGTCGGCCCGACTCCGGCCAAGCCAGGCCAGGTGATCGGGTCGGCCGGTCCGACGACCAGCGGGCGGATGGATCGCTACACACCCCGGCTGTTGGAACTGGGATTGCGGGGGATGATCGGCAAAGGCAGGCGCAGCGATGAGGTGAAAGCGGCTTTGCAAACCTACCGGGCCGTCTATTTTGCTGCTGTGGGGGGCGCGGCCGCCTTGCTGGCCAAGTGCATCCGTTCCGTCCGCCTGCTCGCTTATGAAGACCTGGGGACGGAGGCGATGCGGGAGATGGAAGTGGAGAACATGCCGCTGGTGGTGGTCAACGATGCGCATGGCAATGATTGGTATGAACAAAGCCAGCAGGCATTTCGCAACGGGTGA
- a CDS encoding DNA-binding response regulator, translating into MIRIVIAEDQKMLLGALAALLELEEDMSVVGRASNGEEAVKLVHLHQPDICIMDIEMPGKSGLDAAEELKGCGCKVIILTTFARPGYFERAVKAGVSGYLLKDSPSEELAGSIRSIMAGRRIYASELIEGAYHQENPLTERENEVLMLMADGKSTKEIASHLYITTGTVRNYISAILDKLDVGNRIEAIKRYKEKGWFKS; encoded by the coding sequence ATGATTCGAATTGTCATCGCCGAGGACCAGAAGATGCTTCTTGGCGCGCTTGCCGCGTTGCTCGAACTGGAAGAAGACATGTCGGTTGTCGGAAGAGCGAGCAATGGCGAGGAAGCCGTCAAATTGGTTCACCTTCATCAGCCGGATATCTGTATTATGGACATTGAAATGCCGGGGAAGAGCGGGCTGGACGCGGCCGAGGAATTAAAGGGATGCGGCTGCAAAGTGATCATACTCACCACGTTTGCCCGTCCAGGCTATTTCGAACGCGCCGTGAAGGCCGGCGTAAGCGGATATTTGTTGAAAGACAGTCCCAGTGAGGAGCTTGCCGGTTCGATTCGCAGCATCATGGCCGGAAGGCGCATCTACGCATCGGAGCTGATAGAAGGGGCTTATCATCAGGAGAATCCATTGACGGAGCGGGAAAATGAAGTGCTGATGCTGATGGCCGACGGCAAAAGCACGAAGGAAATCGCCAGCCATCTCTACATCACAACGGGAACTGTCCGGAATTACATTTCCGCCATCCTCGACAAACTGGATGTCGGCAACCGCATTGAAGCGATTAAGCGTTACAAAGAGAAGGGATGGTTTAAATCATAA